The following are from one region of the Rhipicephalus microplus isolate Deutch F79 chromosome 1, USDA_Rmic, whole genome shotgun sequence genome:
- the LOC142769351 gene encoding uncharacterized protein LOC142769351: protein MLALRAAVGPPVNQSVRKYQGAYMIECPGAPVAVATQPAGAGSYAAGLVRVGRQTGADDERRVQEGKNTAGDDDDGPSFMVKARILLATLVMFLTVALFVFGLKGRGLFHASTTITPEPQLNLDRNS from the exons ATGTTGGCTTTGCGTGCAGCCGTGGGGCCTCCTGTGAATCAATCTGTGCGCAAGTACCAGGGTGCCTACATGATCGAGTGCCCTGGAGCGCCAGTGGCAGTAGCCACGCAGCCGGCAGGAGCCGGGTCGTACGCGGCGGGCCTGGTACGCGTCGGCAGGCAGACGGGAGCCGATGACGAACGAAGAGTACAGGAAGGAA AGAACACAGCTGGTGACGACGACGATGGACCCAGCTTCATGGTCAAAGCCCGCATCCTGCTGGCGACGCTGGTCATGTTTCTGACAGTCGCGCTGTTCGTATTCGGGCTGAAAGGCCGAGGCCTGTTCCACGCTTCGACTACGATAACCCCGGAGCCGCAGCTGAACTTAGACAGGAACTCGTGA